The following proteins are encoded in a genomic region of Methanobrevibacter gottschalkii DSM 11977:
- a CDS encoding restriction endonuclease subunit S: protein MEFTDNWQTYKLGDILTFYSTNSFSREKLNYEFGNVKNIHYGDIHTKYPTIVSLQNNKDVPFINEDIDLSKFNEDQYLQDGDLIIVDASEDYDDIGKAIEVMNVNDEKFLAGLHTILARDEKNITVNGFKADLFSTNTLKTKIKVIANGISVLGISKKNISKLEVKIPSKREQQEIVSFINTIDRKIELLEEKHQYYQDFKKYLMQQIFTQNLRFDFDKEWENIRLKDFLKSSSSSLSLNDLEENHGEYGLYGATGIVKLINFYEKTEPYLSIVKDGAGVGRIFLCEPNTSIVGTMQYLTPKEGVDLEFSYYLLNTIEFRKYVVGSTIPHIYFKDYSKEKLLVPQIEEQQEIASILSNIDNKLNLIQDRINHMGQFKKGLLQQMFV from the coding sequence ATGGAGTTTACAGATAATTGGCAAACTTATAAATTAGGAGATATATTGACATTTTATTCCACAAATTCATTTTCAAGAGAAAAATTGAACTATGAATTTGGAAATGTTAAAAACATACATTATGGGGATATTCACACAAAATATCCAACTATTGTTTCATTACAGAATAATAAAGATGTTCCTTTCATTAATGAAGATATAGATTTGTCTAAGTTTAATGAAGACCAATATTTACAAGATGGTGATTTAATCATTGTTGACGCATCAGAAGATTATGATGATATTGGAAAAGCTATTGAAGTTATGAATGTCAATGATGAAAAATTTTTAGCAGGATTGCATACCATTTTAGCTCGTGATGAAAAGAATATAACTGTTAATGGATTTAAAGCAGATCTTTTTTCAACTAATACTCTCAAAACAAAAATTAAAGTAATTGCAAATGGAATATCTGTATTAGGAATCAGTAAGAAAAATATTTCAAAATTAGAAGTTAAAATCCCTTCTAAAAGAGAACAACAAGAAATTGTTAGTTTTATTAATACTATAGATAGAAAAATAGAACTATTAGAAGAAAAACATCAGTATTATCAAGATTTTAAGAAGTATTTGATGCAACAGATATTCACACAAAACTTAAGATTTGATTTTGATAAAGAATGGGAAAATATTAGATTGAAAGATTTTTTAAAATCTTCTTCATCAAGTTTATCTTTGAATGATTTAGAAGAAAATCATGGAGAATATGGTTTATATGGTGCTACAGGAATTGTTAAATTAATCAATTTCTATGAAAAAACAGAACCTTATTTATCCATTGTTAAAGATGGTGCAGGAGTTGGAAGAATTTTTTTATGCGAACCAAATACTTCCATTGTTGGAACAATGCAATATCTTACTCCTAAAGAAGGAGTGGATTTAGAATTTTCATATTATCTTTTAAATACCATTGAATTTAGAAAATATGTTGTTGGAAGTACAATCCCTCACATATATTTTAAAGATTATTCTAAAGAGAAACTATTGGTTCCTCAAATTGAAGAACAACAAGAAATTGCAAGTATTTTATCAAATATTGATAATAAACTCAATTTGATACAAGACAGAATTAATCATATGGGACAATTCAAGAAAGGGCTGCTCCAACAAATGTTTGTTTAA
- the xerA gene encoding site-specific tyrosine recombinase/integron integrase, with translation MKTRIINKIKSKMKLYLDENQLVILDETLRNILKDYDLVETESEFTIKESKENSILLMNFLASKHVEGCSERTITYYHTTIAKMLESISKKIEFISTDDLRKYLADYRKVNGASKTTVDNIRRVLSSFFSWLEDEDYILKNPVRRIHKIKTKKVVKEVLSDEHFEVLRDNCDNIRDLAMIELLASTGIRVGELVNLNIDDVLFNERECVVLGKGDSERIVYFDAKTKIHLLKYLESRKDNNPALFVSFKKPFKRLGINGVERRIRELGNGANIKKVHPHKFRRTMATNAIDKGMPIEQVQKLLGHVQIDTTMQYAMVNQNNVKIAHRKFIG, from the coding sequence ATGAAAACTAGAATAATTAACAAAATTAAATCAAAAATGAAATTATATTTGGATGAAAATCAATTAGTCATATTGGATGAAACTTTAAGAAATATTCTTAAAGATTATGATTTGGTTGAAACTGAAAGTGAATTTACTATAAAAGAATCTAAGGAAAATTCTATTTTATTAATGAATTTTTTAGCATCTAAACATGTTGAAGGTTGTTCTGAAAGGACCATTACTTATTATCACACAACTATTGCAAAAATGCTAGAGTCTATTAGTAAAAAAATTGAATTCATTTCAACTGATGATTTAAGGAAATACTTGGCTGATTATAGAAAAGTAAATGGAGCATCTAAAACAACAGTGGATAATATTAGAAGAGTCCTTTCAAGTTTTTTTAGTTGGCTTGAAGATGAAGATTATATTTTAAAAAATCCTGTTCGTCGAATTCACAAAATCAAAACTAAAAAAGTTGTTAAAGAGGTTTTGAGTGATGAGCATTTTGAAGTTTTAAGGGATAATTGTGATAATATTAGGGATCTTGCAATGATTGAACTTTTAGCTTCAACTGGTATACGTGTAGGTGAACTGGTTAATCTTAATATTGATGATGTTTTATTTAATGAACGAGAATGTGTTGTATTAGGTAAGGGTGATTCTGAAAGGATTGTTTACTTTGATGCAAAAACAAAAATTCACTTACTAAAATATTTGGAGTCAAGAAAAGATAATAATCCTGCTCTTTTTGTGTCATTTAAAAAACCATTTAAACGGCTGGGAATTAACGGTGTTGAGCGGAGAATAAGGGAACTTGGTAATGGGGCTAATATTAAAAAAGTACATCCCCATAAATTTAGAAGAACTATGGCAACAAATGCAATAGATAAAGGAATGCCGATTGAACAAGTTCAAAAACTTCTAGGTCATGTGCAAATTGATACAACAATGCAGTATGCAATGGTTAATCAGAACAATGTTAAAATAGCCCATAGGAAATTTATTGGATAA
- a CDS encoding DUF262 domain-containing protein — protein MDAGKLQLLYFLSQNQQLSIPIYQRKYSWSEKECSQLLEDILRVGESDEQNHFIGSIVYMNQKGHIASPINSLMIIDGQQRATTITLLISAIVEFLFKNPNDNVMSPENFISYYLLNDREKGETRYKLILTQDDKRTLIKIIDYLETSDEIPFDSNDSIRIKENFEFFKKKINTDNIEILFNGLNKLLIIFVALEHNIDNPQLIFESLNSTGLELSQVDLIRNYILMGLVPEEQEKLYNDFWHEIETLFEKNEGNFDKFIRDYLTVKTDKVPVFRNIYSDFKKYSAQIDVKELVKDIHKYAFYFNSIAFGAEENPKLKESLDSLNSLGYDVTDPFMLHLYRDYKENKLSTDDFCEIIKYTESYLLRRLICSIPTPSLNKTFAGMYVQIDNTSHLSSYKAILRSKENYQRMPSNREFVANFRQRDIYNLRSKNRDYIFDKFENWGSKEKTNIQNYTIEHIMPQNPNLSQDWKLELGEQWADIQKTYLHTIGNLTLTGYNSELSDRSFNEKRDMAGGFKDSAIRLNIYLQDLNNWNENEIKLRTNRFVEKAKTIWPYP, from the coding sequence ATGGATGCTGGAAAATTACAATTATTATATTTTTTAAGTCAAAATCAACAGTTATCAATTCCAATTTATCAAAGAAAATATAGTTGGAGTGAAAAAGAATGTAGTCAACTTTTAGAGGATATTTTGCGAGTTGGTGAAAGTGATGAACAAAACCATTTTATCGGATCTATTGTTTATATGAATCAAAAAGGCCACATTGCAAGTCCTATTAATAGTTTGATGATTATTGATGGTCAGCAAAGAGCAACTACAATTACATTATTAATTTCAGCTATTGTTGAATTTTTATTTAAAAATCCAAATGATAATGTAATGTCTCCTGAAAATTTTATTAGTTATTACCTTTTAAATGATAGAGAAAAAGGAGAAACTAGATATAAACTTATTTTGACTCAAGATGATAAAAGAACTTTAATTAAAATAATTGATTATCTTGAAACTAGTGATGAAATTCCATTTGATAGCAATGATTCTATTAGAATTAAAGAGAACTTTGAATTTTTCAAAAAGAAGATTAATACGGACAACATAGAAATTCTTTTCAATGGGTTAAATAAATTATTAATTATTTTTGTTGCATTGGAACATAATATTGATAATCCTCAATTGATTTTTGAAAGTTTAAACTCTACTGGTTTAGAATTATCTCAGGTGGATTTAATTAGAAATTATATTCTAATGGGTTTGGTTCCGGAAGAACAAGAAAAATTATATAATGATTTTTGGCATGAAATAGAAACTTTATTTGAGAAAAATGAGGGGAATTTTGATAAATTCATTAGAGATTATCTGACAGTTAAAACGGATAAAGTTCCTGTATTTAGAAATATTTATTCTGATTTTAAAAAATATTCAGCACAAATTGATGTTAAAGAATTAGTTAAAGATATCCACAAATATGCTTTCTATTTCAATTCAATTGCTTTTGGTGCTGAGGAGAATCCGAAACTGAAAGAATCCCTTGACAGTTTAAATAGTTTGGGTTATGATGTAACTGATCCATTTATGCTTCATTTATATAGGGATTACAAAGAAAATAAATTGTCCACTGATGATTTCTGTGAAATTATTAAATATACTGAAAGTTATTTGCTTAGAAGATTGATTTGTTCTATTCCAACACCATCTTTAAATAAAACATTTGCTGGAATGTATGTTCAAATTGACAATACAAGTCATTTAAGTTCATATAAAGCGATTTTACGTTCAAAAGAAAATTATCAAAGAATGCCGAGCAATAGGGAATTCGTAGCCAATTTTAGACAAAGGGATATTTACAATTTAAGATCAAAAAATAGGGATTATATATTCGATAAATTTGAAAATTGGGGCTCAAAAGAAAAAACTAATATTCAAAATTACACTATTGAACATATCATGCCTCAAAATCCAAATCTTTCACAAGATTGGAAGCTAGAACTTGGAGAACAATGGGCAGATATTCAAAAGACTTATTTGCATACAATTGGGAACTTAACATTAACAGGGTATAATTCGGAGTTAAGTGATAGGTCATTCAATGAAAAAAGAGATATGGCTGGAGGTTTTAAAGATAGTGCTATTAGATTAAATATTTATTTGCAGGATTTAAATAATTGGAATGAAAATGAAATTAAATTAAGGACAAACAGATTTGTAGAAAAAGCTAAAACAATTTGGCCATATCCGTAA
- a CDS encoding acyltransferase, translating into MQFGVEYAPNSKPPVIGRNYTIRSNSIIYNDVVIGDNFRTGHNVVIRENTNIGDDVLIGTNTVIEGDVIIGNDVSIQSNVYIPTNSVIEDNVFIGPCACFTNDKYPVRINYELQGPKVRRGASIGGNTTFLSNVEVGEGSIVAAGAIVIHSVPPFYLAIGTPARIKPLPDHLKVPNKF; encoded by the coding sequence ATTCAGTTTGGTGTTGAATATGCACCAAATTCAAAACCTCCTGTTATTGGTAGAAATTACACAATAAGATCAAATTCCATTATTTACAATGATGTTGTAATTGGTGATAATTTCAGAACAGGTCATAATGTTGTTATTCGTGAAAACACCAATATTGGGGATGATGTTTTAATTGGAACCAATACTGTTATTGAAGGGGATGTTATTATTGGAAATGATGTTAGTATTCAATCTAATGTATATATTCCAACTAATTCTGTAATTGAAGATAATGTATTTATCGGACCTTGTGCTTGTTTTACAAACGATAAATATCCTGTTAGAATTAACTATGAACTTCAAGGACCTAAAGTTAGGCGTGGTGCGTCTATTGGAGGCAATACTACCTTTTTATCAAATGTTGAAGTAGGTGAAGGTTCTATTGTTGCTGCTGGAGCTATCGTAATACATTCTGTTCCACCATTCTATTTGGCTATTGGAACACCTGCCCGTATTAAACCACTTCCGGATCACTTGAAAGTTCCAAATAAATTTTAG
- a CDS encoding rubredoxin, which produces MAKYKCKICGYIFDEDNIEEGLNIPEGTKFEDLPSSFKCPKCGMPKSMFMKMD; this is translated from the coding sequence ATGGCTAAATATAAATGTAAGATTTGCGGTTATATTTTTGATGAAGATAATATTGAAGAGGGATTAAATATTCCTGAAGGAACTAAATTTGAAGATTTACCTTCTTCATTTAAATGTCCAAAATGTGGGATGCCAAAATCAATGTTTATGAAAATGGATTAA
- a CDS encoding rubredoxin encodes MAKFKCKICGYVTEEFEELPEDFKCPMCGATADMFEKIE; translated from the coding sequence ATGGCAAAATTTAAATGTAAAATTTGCGGATACGTAACTGAAGAATTCGAAGAACTCCCAGAAGACTTTAAATGTCCTATGTGCGGCGCAACTGCAGACATGTTTGAAAAAATAGAATAG
- a CDS encoding rubredoxin-like domain-containing protein, whose translation MAFICKVCNFVLEEDELPEDYICPVCGVGAEHFEEQ comes from the coding sequence ATGGCTTTTATATGTAAAGTATGTAATTTCGTTTTAGAAGAAGATGAATTACCTGAAGATTACATATGTCCTGTTTGTGGCGTAGGTGCAGAACATTTTGAAGAACAATAA